Proteins encoded within one genomic window of Leptidea sinapis chromosome 7, ilLepSina1.1, whole genome shotgun sequence:
- the LOC126965302 gene encoding stress-activated protein kinase JNK isoform X1 produces MPHAAPASAMSAAPRHPHFYTVEVGDTRFTILKRYQNLKPIGSGAQGIVCAAYDTVTQQNVAIKKLSRPFQNVTHAKRAYREFKLMKLVNHKNIIGLLNAFTPQKSLEEFQDVYLVMELMDANLCQVIQMDLDHERMSYLLYQMLCGIKHLHLAGIVHRDLKPSNIVVKSDCTLKILDFGLARTAGTTFMMTPYVVTRYYRAPEVILGMGYTENVDIWSVGCIMGEMIRGGVLFPGTDHIDQWNKIIEQLGTPSAAFMARLQPTVRNYVENRPRYAGYSFDRLFPDILFPSDSNEHNRLKASQARDLLSRMLVIDPERRISVDEALLHPYINVWYDEGEVNAPAPAAYDHSVDEREHTVEQWKQLIYHEVVEYAPAPPPAPAAAPLHHQADLPPPAHTA; encoded by the exons ATGCCCCACGCGGCGCCAGCTAGTGCCATGTCGGCCGCGCCGCGCCACCCGCACTTCTACACCGTCGAGGTCGGCGACACACGCTTCACGATCCTCAAGCGTTACCAGAATTTGAAGCCTATCGGCTCCGGGGCTCAGGGAATAGTATG CGCGGCGTACGACACGGTGACGCAACAGAATGTGGCCATAAAGAAGCTGTCGCGTCCCTTCCAGAACGTGACGCATGCCAAGCGAGCCTACCGGGAGTTCAAGCTGATGAAGCTGGTGAACCACAAGAAT ATCATAGGCCTTCTAAATGCATTCACGCCACAGAAGAGTCTGGAAGAGTTCCAGGACGTTTACCTGGTGATGGAGCTGATGGACGCGAACCTGTGCCAGGTTATCCAGATGGATCTGGACCATGAGAGGATGAGCTACCTCCTGTATCAGATGCTATGTGGCATCAAACATCTCCATCTTGCTGGTATTGTGCACAGG GACTTGAAGCCGTCCAATATAGTGGTGAAGAGCGACTGCACGCTCAAAATCCTAGACTTCGGCCTGGCGAGGACTGCTGGTACCACGTTCATGATGACGCCCTACGTGGTCACCAGATACTACCGCGCTCCCGAG GTGATCCTCGGCATGGGCTACACGGAGAACGTGGACATCTGGTCGGTGGGCTGCATTATGGGCGAGATGATTCGCGGCGGGGTTCTATTCCCAGGGACTGATCACATCGATCAGTGGAACAAAATCATTG AACAACTGGGCACGCCGTCCGCAGCGTTCATGGCACGCCTACAGCCTACGGTGCGCAACTATGTGGAGAACAGGCCGCGCTACGCCGGCTACAGCTTCGACCGGCTCTTCCCCGACATCCTGTTCCCCTCCGACAGCAACGAGCATAACAGGCTGAAG GCTTCACAAGCGCGCGACCTGCTGTCGCGAATGTTGGTGATCGACCCAGAGAGACGCATCTCCGTCGACGAGGCTCTGCTGCATCCCTACATCAATGTGTGGTACGACGAGGGGGAGGTCAACGCG CCGGCGCCGGCCGCGTACGATCACTCGGTGGACGAGCGCGAGCACACCGTGGAGCAATGGAAGCAGCTCATCTACCACGAGGTGGTGGAGTACGCGCCCGCTCCGCCGCCCGCGCCCGCTGCGGCGCCGCTACACCACCAGGCGGACCTGCCGCCGCCCGCGCACACCGCATAG
- the LOC126965302 gene encoding stress-activated protein kinase JNK isoform X2, whose translation MVQFNSVTIGDTVFTVPARYTELVRRGAGAQGTVCAAYDTVTQQNVAIKKLSRPFQNVTHAKRAYREFKLMKLVNHKNIIGLLNAFTPQKSLEEFQDVYLVMELMDANLCQVIQMDLDHERMSYLLYQMLCGIKHLHLAGIVHRDLKPSNIVVKSDCTLKILDFGLARTAGTTFMMTPYVVTRYYRAPEVILGMGYTENVDIWSVGCIMGEMIRGGVLFPGTDHIDQWNKIIEQLGTPSAAFMARLQPTVRNYVENRPRYAGYSFDRLFPDILFPSDSNEHNRLKASQARDLLSRMLVIDPERRISVDEALLHPYINVWYDEGEVNAPAPAAYDHSVDEREHTVEQWKQLIYHEVVEYAPAPPPAPAAAPLHHQADLPPPAHTA comes from the exons ATGGTACAGTTTAACTCGGTTACGATCGGTGATACCGTGTTCACGGTGCCCGCTCGGTACACGGAGCTAGTCCGGCGCGGTGCCGGCGCGCAGGGCACCGTCTG CGCGGCGTACGACACGGTGACGCAACAGAATGTGGCCATAAAGAAGCTGTCGCGTCCCTTCCAGAACGTGACGCATGCCAAGCGAGCCTACCGGGAGTTCAAGCTGATGAAGCTGGTGAACCACAAGAAT ATCATAGGCCTTCTAAATGCATTCACGCCACAGAAGAGTCTGGAAGAGTTCCAGGACGTTTACCTGGTGATGGAGCTGATGGACGCGAACCTGTGCCAGGTTATCCAGATGGATCTGGACCATGAGAGGATGAGCTACCTCCTGTATCAGATGCTATGTGGCATCAAACATCTCCATCTTGCTGGTATTGTGCACAGG GACTTGAAGCCGTCCAATATAGTGGTGAAGAGCGACTGCACGCTCAAAATCCTAGACTTCGGCCTGGCGAGGACTGCTGGTACCACGTTCATGATGACGCCCTACGTGGTCACCAGATACTACCGCGCTCCCGAG GTGATCCTCGGCATGGGCTACACGGAGAACGTGGACATCTGGTCGGTGGGCTGCATTATGGGCGAGATGATTCGCGGCGGGGTTCTATTCCCAGGGACTGATCACATCGATCAGTGGAACAAAATCATTG AACAACTGGGCACGCCGTCCGCAGCGTTCATGGCACGCCTACAGCCTACGGTGCGCAACTATGTGGAGAACAGGCCGCGCTACGCCGGCTACAGCTTCGACCGGCTCTTCCCCGACATCCTGTTCCCCTCCGACAGCAACGAGCATAACAGGCTGAAG GCTTCACAAGCGCGCGACCTGCTGTCGCGAATGTTGGTGATCGACCCAGAGAGACGCATCTCCGTCGACGAGGCTCTGCTGCATCCCTACATCAATGTGTGGTACGACGAGGGGGAGGTCAACGCG CCGGCGCCGGCCGCGTACGATCACTCGGTGGACGAGCGCGAGCACACCGTGGAGCAATGGAAGCAGCTCATCTACCACGAGGTGGTGGAGTACGCGCCCGCTCCGCCGCCCGCGCCCGCTGCGGCGCCGCTACACCACCAGGCGGACCTGCCGCCGCCCGCGCACACCGCATAG